In Maridesulfovibrio sp., a single genomic region encodes these proteins:
- a CDS encoding RsmB/NOP family class I SAM-dependent RNA methyltransferase: protein MKNNLRTFRLVCSDRDIPVVEELLRAQGFEFRPEQFYSQARILEKEPFPLGESVAARFGRIYIQDRSSMLPPLMLAPEEGDTVLDMCAAPGSKTGLLSRLAGRNGFVLACEASGDRLALLRQNMRKTQSVNTATAHYESQKLPLSPESWNIIQLDPPCSGWGTLNKNPKAMDLWKDEKTIPLVTLQRKLLTKAYELLAPGGRLVYSTCTTNVQENEEQTRFAIEELGYENFDLPRPAGFTIADPLLPGMEGVLRVDGSGGGQGFYLCGLKKPGKAETSISGDCNPPGRKIDLNKIEFPEAVDLDSLPEGELYEFRDKAVFMNRTALEILPGGLRWQGFPVGRINKNRFRPDPYARCLLPGKPSGTALVVEKAEELSNLLSGQSLNGPAAGKGPAGLYYKEMLLGFIGKKGSRYFWTDK from the coding sequence CGAATTTCGCCCGGAACAGTTTTATTCACAGGCCCGTATCCTTGAAAAAGAGCCGTTTCCTCTTGGGGAATCTGTTGCTGCAAGATTCGGACGCATCTACATACAGGACCGTTCATCCATGCTGCCGCCGCTTATGCTGGCACCGGAAGAAGGAGATACGGTTCTGGATATGTGCGCCGCACCGGGAAGCAAAACAGGCCTGCTCTCCAGACTTGCCGGGCGTAACGGATTCGTGCTGGCCTGCGAGGCTTCAGGAGACAGGCTGGCCCTGCTGCGCCAGAACATGCGTAAAACACAATCCGTAAATACCGCCACCGCTCATTACGAATCACAGAAACTTCCTCTTTCGCCCGAAAGCTGGAACATCATTCAACTCGACCCACCGTGCAGCGGATGGGGTACCCTGAACAAGAATCCCAAGGCCATGGACCTGTGGAAGGACGAAAAAACCATTCCACTGGTCACGCTGCAACGCAAGCTGCTGACCAAAGCGTATGAACTTCTGGCTCCGGGCGGAAGGCTGGTATACTCAACCTGCACTACAAATGTTCAGGAAAACGAGGAACAGACCCGTTTTGCAATTGAAGAGCTGGGATATGAAAATTTCGATCTTCCCCGCCCTGCCGGATTCACCATTGCCGACCCGCTCCTCCCGGGCATGGAAGGAGTGCTCAGAGTAGACGGTTCAGGCGGAGGTCAGGGGTTCTACCTCTGCGGACTGAAAAAGCCGGGCAAAGCAGAAACAAGCATTTCCGGGGACTGCAATCCTCCGGGACGCAAAATTGACCTGAACAAAATTGAATTTCCCGAAGCCGTGGACCTCGACTCATTGCCTGAAGGCGAATTATATGAATTCCGAGACAAAGCGGTGTTCATGAACCGGACAGCACTTGAAATCCTGCCCGGAGGACTGCGCTGGCAGGGATTCCCTGTCGGCAGAATCAATAAGAACAGATTCCGCCCCGATCCCTATGCAAGGTGCCTGCTCCCCGGCAAGCCAAGTGGAACGGCTCTGGTTGTCGAAAAAGCGGAAGAGCTTTCCAACCTTCTTTCAGGGCAAAGCCTAAACGGCCCGGCCGCAGGCAAAGGACCGGCCGGATTATATTACAAAGAGATGCTGCTCGGCTTTATCGGCAAAAAAGGCAGCCGCTACTTCTGGACAGACAAATAG
- a CDS encoding 2-amino-3,7-dideoxy-D-threo-hept-6-ulosonate synthase, with product MNGTNRRMKRLFDKESGNALILALDHGANEGMIDGLGAIPSILEALPASGVQGVILNKGLAKHYSSLIPTDVNLIVQLNAGTRHGSPTYNKNIVCSIQEALRLGADAVSMHVNIGNDLEDRMLVDLGEVTDEAHQFGIPVLATVFARGSQIVNEHDSSLVAHCIRIGAELGPDIVAVPYPNNGDAFGRAVAASPVPVLVTGGPLGQSVENALNNTLMGLESGCRGCCIGRNIFQTENPIESMARFAEIAHEKQDI from the coding sequence ATGAACGGAACCAACCGCCGCATGAAGCGGCTCTTCGACAAGGAAAGCGGCAACGCCCTCATCCTTGCACTGGACCACGGAGCCAACGAGGGCATGATTGACGGACTGGGCGCCATACCGTCCATACTGGAAGCACTGCCCGCTTCCGGGGTTCAGGGAGTAATTCTCAACAAGGGACTGGCAAAGCACTACAGTTCACTCATTCCTACAGACGTGAATCTCATTGTTCAGCTCAACGCAGGCACCAGACACGGCTCGCCGACCTACAACAAGAACATTGTCTGCTCAATACAGGAGGCGCTCAGACTAGGGGCTGACGCAGTCTCCATGCATGTTAACATAGGAAACGATCTTGAGGACCGCATGCTGGTTGACCTCGGCGAAGTAACTGATGAGGCCCACCAGTTCGGCATCCCGGTGCTGGCAACAGTCTTTGCCCGCGGAAGCCAGATAGTAAACGAGCACGATTCAAGTCTGGTTGCCCACTGCATCCGCATCGGCGCGGAACTGGGCCCGGATATCGTAGCCGTCCCCTACCCCAATAACGGAGACGCCTTCGGCAGAGCCGTTGCTGCAAGCCCTGTCCCGGTACTGGTTACCGGAGGGCCGCTGGGACAGAGTGTGGAGAACGCGCTGAACAACACGTTGATGGGACTGGAATCCGGCTGCCGGGGCTGCTGCATAGGCCGCAACATTTTTCAGACCGAGAATCCGATTGAAAGCATGGCCAGATTTGCAGAAATTGCACACGAAAAACAAGATATTTAA